The Haemorhous mexicanus isolate bHaeMex1 chromosome 35, bHaeMex1.pri, whole genome shotgun sequence genome contains the following window.
cccctctcggtgcccaggggtggctctggggtggctctggggtgtccctgtgcccaggggtgGCTCCGGGGTGTCCTTGtgctcccggtgtcccctctcAGTGCCCAGGGGTGGCTccgggtgtccctgtgccctctgtcccctctcgGTGCCCAGGGGTGGCTccggggtgtccctgtgcccccggTGTCCCCCTCTCAGTGCCCAGGGGTGGCTccggggtgtccctgcccccggTGCCCCCTCTCAGTActcagggcagagctcaggggtggctccagggtgtccctgtgccccctgtcccctctcagtactcagggcagagctcaggggtggctctggggtgtccctgtccccggtGCCCCCTCTCAGTGCTCAGGGGTGGCTccggggtgtccctgtgcccccggtgtcccctctcAGTGCCCAGGGGTGGCTccgggtgtccctgtgccccctgtcccctcttGGTGCCCAGGGGTGGctcaggggtggctctggggtgtccctgtgcccccggtgtcccctctcAGTGCCCAGGGGTGGCTccgggtgtccctgtgccccctgtcccctcttGGTGCCCAGGGGTGGCTCAGGGGTGGCTccggggtgtccctgtgccctctgtcccctctcgGTGCCCAGGGGTGGCTCCGGGGTGGCTCAGGGGTGGCTccggggtgtccctgcccccggtgcccccccggTGACCGTGcccgtgtccccagtgctggaggtgctggtgttCGGGCGCGACGCGGCCACGGCCGAGGCCTGGCTGGCCAGCAGGGAGCCCCTGGCCCGCGCCCCCGAgctgggctccagcctggccgaGGCCGAGACCCTCCTCAAACGGCACCAGAGCTTCCAGAAGGCAGCGGCGGCCTGGGAAGAGAGATTCGCTGCTCTGAGCCGCCTCACCacggtggggacacgggggacagggggacattgggggacagggggacatggggggacagggggacattgggggacacgggggacagggggacatggggggacagggggacatggggggacacgggggggaaaatggggatggggggacagggggagaatgggggacacgggggacatggggacatgggggacatggggacattgggggacacggggggaaaatggggatggggacacggggacacttggggacatggggacattgggggacacgggggaaaatggggatgggggacacggggacacttggggacatggggacattgggggacacgggggggaaaatggggatggggggacagggggagaatgggggacacgggggacatggggggacacggggggacacgggggggaaaatggggatgggggacatggggacacttggggacatggggacattgggggacagggaggacttggggacatggggggaaaatggggatggggggacaagggggacttgggggacatgggggacattgAAGACATGAGGGGGACATtttgggacagggggacacaggagaCATGGGGGAtagggggacaggggaggacagggggacatgggggaaaatggggatggggggacacggggacacttggggacatggggacacagggggaaaatggggacggggggacatggggggacatgggagTACATGGGGAGCGGGACATCGAGGACAtgagggggacatggggaaaaatgggggggaaatggagacagagggacatggggagatgggagggatggggggaaTGAGGAGGAAATGGGGGGACGTGgggagggggacatggggacatcagggggacaTGAGGGGATGTGGGGGGGAATGAGGGGGAAATGAGGAGGGGGCGATGGGGGGAcgtgggtggcacagggagggggacacaggggacgTGCAAAGGACAAGGGGAGGGGGGACCCCAAGGGGACACAgcgtggggggggggggggctgagggtccctgtgtcacccccacgcccccgggggggtccccatgagatccctgtgtcaccccccGTCACCGGGGTGTCCCTGACCCTCCCGACCCCCccagctggaggagaaggagcggcggcggcggcaggaggaggaggaggaggcgaggaagctgcagccccccgagccccccccgacccccccagTGGTGCCCCCCGAGAGCCAGGatgggggagggggcggggaggggcagaggtgagggggggcggggtgggggaggggatttggggagattgggagaccccccccccccgagtTTGGGGGACACGCTCGGTGGAGGGTCCCGAGGGGAGGTGTGGGATATGAGGAGGGGGTTCTGGGGGTGACAGGGGGGtgtcccttgtgtccccaccccccccagggCCCCGCCCACCCCCCAGAGCCgccccccggagcccccggcCCTCAACGGGATCCGCCCCGACGGCGCCGCGGGCCAGGTAACGCCCCCCGACCCCCCCAAATGCGGGGGGGACACCCCCGGACCCCTCTGTGGGACCccccctcagccctgtccccctccccaggtcCCCAAAGGGGCGCAGGAGGGGGGGCCCGGGCCGGGGGGGGTGGCGGCCACGCTgcccccccgcgccccgcccccaCCCGAGACCCTCGAGGGGGGGCTGTGCCGGAAACAGGAGCTGGAGGCGCCCGGCAAGAGAGCCACCAACAGGTgaggaggggacacctggggacacacctggggacagcctggggacagcctggggacatgaCCTGGTCTTGGAGACACACCTGGAGACACCTGGagacatcctggggacaccttggagACATGACCTGGCCTTGGGGACatacctggggacacctggggacagcctggggacagcctggggacatgacctggccttggggacacacctggggacagcctggggacatgaCCTGGtcttggggacacacctggggacagcctggggacatgaTCTGGtcttggggacacacctggagacACCTGGagacatcctggggacaccttggagACATGACCTGGCCTTGGGGACatacctggggacacctggggacagcctgggcacaccttggggacatgacctggccttggggacacacctggggacagcctggggacatgaCCTGGtcttggggacacacctggagacACCTGGagacatcctggggacaccttggagACATGAcctggccttggggacacacctggagacATCccggggacaccttggggacagcctggggacagcctggacacaccttggggacatgacctggccttggggacagcctggggacatggcCAGGCCTtggagacacacctggggacaccttggggacagcctggggacagcctgggcacaccttggggacatgacctggccttggggacagcctggggataTGGCCAGGCCATGGGGACatacctggggacaccctgaggaCACCTTGGGGACGCTCCCGggccttggggacacacctggggacactctggggacaccttggggacgcTCCCGggccttggggacacacctggggacacgaCCAGGCTCTAGGAACACACCCACAATCATAGCCACGCCCCTTTTACCTTCCCACACAAGCCACGCCCCTTCAGGCACACCCCAGACATCACGGCCTTATTTGGGCATCTTGACCCCGCCCACATGACCGCGCCCTTTCAGTGGCCACGCCCATTAAGTGCCACGCCCTTCCCTTAAAGTCACAACGGCCTCCGGGTCctggcagagccggggctgTGTCTGGGGGGGGCGGGGGTCTCCTAAACccccccccgagaccccccctGCGACCCCCCCAGGTCctggcagagccggggctgTGTCTGGGGGGGCGGGGGTCCCCTAAAccccccctgtgacccccccaggTCCTGGCAGAGCCTGTACTGCGTGCTGCGGGGGGGGGTCCTGAGCGTGTTCAAGGACGCgcggggggcgggggcgggggtCCCGTACCACGGCGAGCCCCCCGCCCCCCTGCGTGGCGCCCGCTGCCAGCCCGCCACCGCCTACCGCAAACGGAAACACGTCTTCAGGCTGGGGTACGGGGGAACGGGGAACGGGGGGGAAATAcggggggaaattggggggaaatgggggaaattgggggaaataagggggggaaattggggggaaaatggggggaaataaggggagaaatggggggaaatggggggaaattgggggaattgggggggaaataagggggaaattggggggaaattgggggaaataaggggggaaattggggggaaattgggggggaaattgggaagaaacgggggggaaatgggggaaataaggggtgaaattggggggaaatgggggggaaattgggggggaaattgggggggaaatgggggaaattggggggaaattgggggaaataaggggggaaattgggggaaaacgggggggaaatgagggaaataagaggggaaattgggggaaataaggggggaaaattgggggggaaataaggggggaaatgggggggaaatcgGGGGATTGGGGAAAtaaggggggaaatgggggaaattggggggaaataaggggggaaattgggggggaaacgggggggaaatgggggggaaattggggggaaattgggggaaatgggggggaaatggggggaaacgGGGGGGAAATaaggggggaaattggggggaaatgcagggaaattggggggaaattggggggaaattgggggaaattgggagaataaggggggaaaatggggggaataaGGGGtgaaattgggggggaaattgggggggaaatggggggaaacgGGGGGGAAATaaggggggaaattggggggaaattggggagaaacgggggggaaatgggggaaataaggggtgaaattgggggggaaatgggggggaaacgGGGGGGAAATaaggggggaaattggggggaaattgggggggaaatgggagggaaatggggggaaataagggggaaaatggggggaaataagggggaaattggggggaaattggggggaaatggggggaaattggggggaaattggggggaataGGGcgaaaatggggggaaatgggggggaaataaGGGAGGAAAacggggggaaatgggggaaaatgggggaattggggaaaatgggggaagaaTGGGGGGAGATAAgataaaaatgggggaaattagAGAGAGAATGGGGGGAAAataggggaaaatgggggagaatagggggaatttgggggggaaattggggagagattgggggaaattggggagaaaatggggggagaattgggggaaaatgcagaggaaaatgagggaaaatgggggaaaaaatgaggagaaagggagggaataaaaaaagggaattatGGGGCAGATGTGCAGGGAAATggttaaaaatgggggaaaGATGGTGAAAAATGGGGGCACACGAGGGGGACagaagggggctgggggggtgctGGAGGCTGATCCCGGCCCCCCCCCCAGGCTGAGCgatgggaaggaattcctgttcCAGGCTAAGGATGAGGTGAGACCCTCCCCCCCCCACAGTGCCCTCGGTGTCCCCCGGATGTCCCCTGCCCCCCCACCGTGTCCTCattgtccccgtgtcccccccccagGCCGACATGGCCCTGTGGCTCCGGGGGATCGAAgccgccgccggggccgcgccgggctcGGGGGGGCCCCGGGAGGGCTCGGGGGTCCCCGGAGGTCCCCCCAAGGGGATGTCGAGGGCCCTGAGCctccccccggtgccccccccgGCCGAGGGAGCCCCCCGGGCCCGCGAGCccaaggagagggagaaacGCTTCAGCTTCTTCAAGAAGAACAAGTAGAGTTTGAGTTTGGGGGTCCCGCGGGCAcggagggacacggggggaccCTGGGGGGCTCagtgtgtcccccccccccccccccgtcccGGTGATGTCACCGTGCAGCCCCCACCCCAATAAAGTGATTGGAGACAGAGACTGGGGGGTCTGAgtgtgctggggagaggggctgggagggactgggagggactgggagggactgggagggactgggagggactgggatttgAGTaggggtgggtttgggatgcaAATTGGAATTGGGGTGCAGATGGTGatgggatgaggatgggggTCACTCAtgggtgggattggggtgggacTGAGAGAAGAATGGACCAGGGTGGGAtggaaatgggattgggatgggatgggatgggatgggacgggacaggacgggatggaatgggatgggatgggatgggatgggacgggacaggacgggatggaatgggatgggatgggatgggatgggatgggatgggatgggatgggatgggatgggatggggtgggatgggatgggatcaataggatgggatgggatgggatgggacgggacgggacgggatggGATCAAtagaatgggatgggatgggatgggatgggatgggatgggatgggatgggatgggatgggatgggatcaataggatgggatgggatgggatgggatgggatgggatcaatagGATGTGAtcgatgggatgggatgggatgggatgggatgggatgggatgggatgggatgggatgggatgggatgggatgggatgggatgggatgggatgggatgggatgggatgggatgggatgggacagggctgggccgGTTTTGGACTTGGAGGGGCGCTTTGCCAATGGGCAGCACGGGGCACCCCAGTGCTCCCAATACGAACCTCagcgctcccagtgctcccagtacgGACCCCAATGCCCCCAGtacctccagcactgccagtgctcCCAATACCCCCAGCGCCCCCGGTGGTCCCTGCGCTTCCAATACCCCCAGTAACCCCAGTAcggctcccagtgctcccagtacggctcccagcgctcccagtacggctcccagcgctcccagtacGGCTCCTAGCGCTCGACGCGCGCCGCCCCCCCCCGCCATGAATGGACCGCCCCCGCCCCCCCGCAGCATCCTCATGGACCGCTCCTCCCCTCGCTCCGCCCCCCTTCCTGTGATTGGCTGCGGCTGCTCTGTGGGCGGGCCCACCTGGCGGACCGATGACCTCAGGCTGCGGCATTTGACGGACAGCGCCGGCGGCCAATGAGCGCGCGGgaggcggggcggggccgggagaCGCCGCCGCCATTTTGTGAGCAGCGCGCGGCGGACGGGGCAggtgggggcggggggggcccGGGGGAGGTTTCGGGACCGGgaaccgggaccgggaccggggggggacacctgggccaGGCTCGGCCACCGCCCCGCTGGGGCGCCCGCAGGCCGCGGGCGATGCGATCCGGGacggtttgggggggtctcggGCCTGTGgaggggaggggtttgggggggggtctcagatCTGAGGGGTCTCAGGCCTGACGGGGTCTGAGGCCTGGGGGGGACaagaggggtctgggggggtctcaggcctggggggtttggggttcggGGCGTGGCGCTGCCCTCTGGGAGGtgcagagattttggggtgtttgggggctctgccctgcaggaaaaggggtgTCACAGActtagggggattttggggtttcagggATTTaaggtggtttttggggtgtcagaGGTTTAAGGtgctttttttgggggtgtttgtggGCACAGTGTCGGAgggggacagcagagctttgGGGTGTTTATTTTGGGGCGGATTTGAGGTGTTTGAGGGTGCGCCCTGAAGGAGCAGAagcaaaatttgggggggatttggggtgtttagggctgtgccctgtgagAACGGCCTCAGCCCCCGGGGGCTACCATGAGGTTCAGGGTttttgaggagatttggggtgtttggggttaTGCCCTAAATGAGCAGGGCCAGAGTTCTGGGGTGTTTATttgaggagatttggggtctTTGGGATTacagccccagggacacacTCAGACGTTTGGGGGCTTTATTTGAGGGGTGTTTGGGgggccagccctgagcacagaggAGGTTTGGGGTATTTGAAGAGGATTTAAGGGTGtctgggggcacagccccaaggtttggggtgtttcaggggatttgggggcacaACCCTGGGCACGCACACAGAGATTCAGGGTGTTTATTTGGTGTTTTAGGGGGCACAGCCCTAGAGGTCTGAGGTGTTTGAGGAGGATTCAGGATGTTTGAGGGCACACAGAGAGAGGTTCAGGGTgatttaggggatttttgggcgCAGCCTTGGGCACACGCACAGAGGCTCTGGCTgttttttgggggcttttggggctgttttt
Protein-coding sequences here:
- the LOC132341045 gene encoding spectrin beta chain, non-erythrocytic 2-like: MSPVTAVQEAAARLAAAYAGPRAEELRAQEGAVAAAWAELRGRCQRRRRLLGDSVERFRCLRAARDLRLWMDGVQLQLQARERPRDVTAAELLIQQHQGLRAELEAREGSFGACVAAATALLQRGHHEADKLSQELAELQERRRDIGERWQDKLEWLQTVLEVLVFGRDAATAEAWLASREPLARAPELGSSLAEAETLLKRHQSFQKAAAAWEERFAALSRLTTLEEKERRRRQEEEEEARKLQPPEPPPTPPVVPPESQDGGGGGEGAPPTPQSRPPEPPALNGIRPDGAAGQVPKGAQEGGPGPGGVAATLPPRAPPPPETLEGGLCRKQELEAPGKRATNR
- the LOC132341046 gene encoding spectrin beta chain, non-erythrocytic 2-like, with protein sequence MTAPFQWPRPLNPPCDPPRSWQSRGCVWGGGGPLNPPCDPPRSWQSLYCVLRGGVLSVFKDARGAGAGVPYHGEPPAPLRGARCQPATAYRKRKHVFRLGLSDGKEFLFQAKDEADMALWLRGIEAAAGAAPGSGGPREGSGVPGGPPKGMSRALSLPPVPPPAEGAPRAREPKEREKRFSFFKKNK